From Paenibacillus physcomitrellae, the proteins below share one genomic window:
- a CDS encoding MetQ/NlpA family ABC transporter substrate-binding protein codes for MFRKMGLLSLTLAIAFAAAGCGKKDDNAGNAAATASNDAGKEVTLKVATLIPPMTDILDIVTPILKEEGVNLEQVVLSDNVQPNDALANKEVDANFFQHVPYMEQYNESKKANLVAVQPVYNAIYGAYSKRYKLIDELPDGATIVIANDPSNIGRSLNMLDVAGLIKLKEGTGINSTQADITENPHKFKFQEVDLLMLARMLDDADLVLMTPAYAKPVGLTPTKDALIKEGKDDSEFAITLVAREDNKDSDAIQKLAKAISGPEVKKFLDDNYSDIAIPAFE; via the coding sequence ATGTTTAGAAAAATGGGATTGCTTTCGCTGACCTTGGCGATCGCGTTTGCCGCAGCAGGCTGCGGGAAAAAGGATGACAACGCCGGGAATGCAGCGGCTACTGCATCAAACGATGCAGGCAAGGAAGTAACGCTGAAGGTTGCTACATTGATTCCGCCAATGACGGATATTTTGGATATTGTAACGCCGATTTTGAAAGAGGAGGGCGTTAATCTGGAGCAGGTCGTCCTGTCCGATAACGTACAGCCAAACGACGCGCTGGCTAATAAAGAAGTGGACGCGAACTTCTTCCAGCACGTTCCTTACATGGAGCAGTACAATGAAAGCAAAAAGGCAAACCTGGTTGCTGTGCAGCCGGTCTATAACGCCATCTATGGCGCTTACTCCAAACGTTACAAATTGATCGACGAGCTTCCGGACGGCGCAACGATCGTGATCGCCAACGATCCGTCCAACATCGGCCGTTCCCTGAATATGCTGGATGTAGCGGGTCTGATTAAATTAAAAGAAGGAACAGGCATCAACTCCACGCAGGCGGATATCACCGAGAACCCGCACAAATTCAAGTTTCAGGAAGTCGATCTGCTGATGCTGGCCCGCATGCTGGATGATGCGGATCTGGTGCTGATGACTCCGGCGTATGCCAAGCCGGTCGGCCTGACGCCAACCAAAGATGCTTTGATCAAGGAAGGCAAAGACGACTCCGAGTTCGCGATTACGCTTGTTGCCCGTGAAGACAACAAGGATTCCGACGCGATCCAGAAGCTGGCTAAAGCCATCTCCGGTCCTGAAGTGAAGAAATTCCTGGATGACAATTATTCGGATATTGCCATTCCTGCATTTGAATAA
- a CDS encoding methyl-accepting chemotaxis protein, with amino-acid sequence MQWFSNMKIGYKMSMLLICFLVFLAFIGFTALGRVSDGNAKIVELNDSRLVPIVNLEDIKSSIEYIRSQANSMMTVGSDDAKKQPIQDEINNRAAETTKQVEAYRNNTDFKEAIEAYDAFIAAKDVFLKKHGVGAVNDGIPGEIPGTALEGAASAAGGSAGQTGAADSIGAGSAVPAAGGLEEIQAFDASRTAVVNAFDKLINQQVANAKATYDDSRNVYKRTLITLATALLVSALIVLLIGFLITRSITVPVKKVTTKLKEIASSGGDLTGRIDYNSRDEIGELGSSFNEFASKLQMIIKEVSSVAENVADSSQQLNVQAAATSKSLKSVSGTIAEIAASSSDGAAVAEETTASLTEAAAFSAATSQASRGTTESSRRARSAAEDGAERIAEVVASITEIAASSEHVSGVMSELDESSKRIADMLKVIGDIAEQTNLLALNAAIEAARAGESGRGFSVVADEIRKLADESAAAAKQIAGLVQENGQRSSSAVDSVKRVEDKVAAGVEKASQVSGNIEEILASITYIVEQIEAIEDANARQAQSADEMSKAMDQLSAASSDIAEGTDNMKSEIDQQLGLMGEVEKTTGELALTAQRLRTLTSGFTI; translated from the coding sequence ATGCAGTGGTTTAGCAATATGAAGATCGGCTACAAAATGAGTATGCTGCTGATTTGTTTTTTAGTTTTCTTAGCTTTCATAGGATTCACGGCATTGGGCCGGGTTTCAGACGGTAATGCCAAAATCGTAGAATTAAATGATTCCAGACTGGTACCGATTGTAAATTTGGAAGATATCAAATCCAGCATTGAATACATACGTTCACAAGCCAATTCCATGATGACGGTCGGCAGCGATGATGCCAAGAAACAACCGATTCAGGATGAAATCAACAACCGTGCGGCGGAAACAACGAAACAAGTAGAGGCGTATAGGAACAATACGGACTTTAAAGAGGCCATCGAAGCGTATGATGCTTTTATAGCGGCCAAAGATGTTTTTCTGAAAAAGCATGGGGTAGGGGCCGTTAATGACGGCATACCAGGGGAAATACCGGGGACCGCACTGGAAGGAGCAGCGTCTGCAGCAGGAGGCTCAGCGGGACAGACTGGAGCAGCGGATAGCATAGGAGCCGGATCGGCGGTCCCGGCTGCAGGCGGCCTTGAGGAAATTCAGGCATTTGATGCGTCCAGAACTGCGGTCGTCAATGCCTTCGACAAACTGATCAATCAGCAGGTAGCAAACGCTAAAGCCACTTATGACGACAGCAGGAACGTTTACAAACGCACGCTGATTACTTTGGCGACCGCCCTTCTGGTCAGCGCACTTATTGTCCTGCTGATTGGTTTCCTGATTACCCGCTCGATTACGGTTCCGGTCAAGAAGGTTACGACCAAGCTGAAAGAAATCGCCAGCAGCGGCGGGGATCTGACCGGGCGGATCGATTATAACAGCAGGGATGAGATCGGAGAGCTGGGCTCCAGTTTTAATGAATTTGCCAGCAAGCTGCAGATGATTATTAAAGAGGTATCGAGCGTGGCGGAAAATGTGGCCGATTCCAGCCAGCAGCTGAACGTTCAGGCCGCAGCGACGTCGAAGTCGCTGAAGTCCGTTTCCGGCACGATTGCCGAAATTGCAGCCAGTTCCTCCGACGGGGCAGCGGTTGCCGAGGAGACGACGGCCAGCTTAACTGAAGCGGCCGCCTTCTCGGCCGCGACTTCGCAGGCCAGCCGGGGCACTACAGAGAGCAGCCGACGGGCCCGCAGCGCTGCGGAGGATGGTGCCGAGCGGATTGCCGAAGTCGTCGCCTCCATTACCGAGATCGCGGCCTCCTCGGAACACGTCTCCGGCGTGATGTCGGAACTGGACGAATCTTCAAAACGGATTGCCGACATGCTGAAGGTGATCGGCGATATTGCTGAGCAGACTAATCTGCTTGCGCTCAATGCAGCGATCGAAGCTGCCCGGGCTGGTGAATCAGGACGCGGGTTCAGTGTAGTAGCGGATGAAATCCGCAAGCTGGCGGACGAAAGCGCAGCCGCGGCTAAACAGATAGCCGGGCTTGTTCAGGAGAACGGGCAGAGATCGAGCTCTGCCGTTGATTCGGTCAAGCGGGTCGAAGATAAGGTGGCCGCAGGGGTAGAGAAAGCATCTCAGGTCAGCGGCAATATCGAGGAGATATTGGCCAGCATTACCTATATTGTTGAGCAGATCGAAGCCATTGAAGACGCCAACGCCAGACAGGCCCAAAGCGCGGATGAAATGTCCAAGGCGATGGACCAGCTGTCTGCGGCGTCCTCAGATATTGCGGAAGGCACAGACAACATGAAGTCCGAAATCGATCAGCAGCTTGGTCTGATGGGGGAAGTGGAGAAGACGACCGGGGAGCTGGCCTTGACCGCGCAGCGTCTGCGCACGTTGACCTCCGGTTTTACGATCTAA
- a CDS encoding DUF1273 domain-containing protein: MKNLLVTGYRAHELNIFNQKHEGIPYIKQAIINKLIPLIEEGLEWVITPGQYGVDLWACEAAIELRKTLYPQLKCSILAAYTNPEENWKEDKQEYFRQITEQVNYYGAVSKQPYNGVWQLTARDDLLLRKTDGLLLIYDEDAGEASPKFIKLKALKKQQQEGYPVITISAEDIESVVNEARMDEPGMDFGPEDV; the protein is encoded by the coding sequence ATGAAAAACCTGCTCGTTACCGGCTACCGCGCGCATGAGCTGAATATTTTTAACCAGAAGCATGAAGGTATTCCTTATATCAAACAAGCGATTATCAATAAATTGATCCCGCTGATTGAGGAAGGGCTGGAATGGGTGATTACCCCCGGCCAATACGGCGTTGATCTGTGGGCGTGCGAAGCCGCCATTGAGCTGCGCAAAACCCTTTATCCCCAGCTGAAGTGTTCGATCCTGGCCGCATACACCAATCCGGAGGAGAACTGGAAGGAAGACAAGCAGGAGTATTTCCGGCAAATCACGGAGCAGGTTAATTATTACGGAGCCGTCAGCAAGCAGCCCTACAACGGAGTATGGCAGCTCACCGCACGCGACGATCTGCTGCTGCGCAAAACCGACGGACTGCTGCTCATATACGACGAAGACGCGGGAGAAGCCAGCCCCAAATTCATCAAGCTGAAAGCTTTGAAGAAACAGCAGCAGGAAGGTTATCCGGTCATCACCATTAGTGCCGAGGATATCGAAAGCGTCGTGAACGAAGCGAGAATGGATGAACCCGGGATGGACTTCGGACCGGAGGATGTATAA
- a CDS encoding SGNH/GDSL hydrolase family protein yields MLEIDHIIPAADSGEELKYIVSGDSISKGVVYDEDRSKYVILEENYVSLLQDKVKGAVRNTARFGNTLMRGISSLKKDISKDKPNIVLIEYGGNDCDFNWQEIAENPEAEHHPKTDFNLFERMLTETIEYLRSQQITPILMNLPPLNADNYFKWVSGSSSAAESNIMKWLGSVTKIYWWQERYSSTILKVSELTKTKMIDVRSAFLAHPDFTKFLCVDGIHPNKDGHRIICDKVLEFLNNNYGHLLQPGMKEQLR; encoded by the coding sequence ATGCTGGAAATCGACCATATTATCCCTGCGGCAGACAGCGGCGAAGAGCTCAAATATATCGTCAGTGGCGATTCCATTTCCAAAGGGGTCGTGTATGACGAGGACCGGAGCAAATACGTGATTCTGGAGGAGAATTACGTTTCTTTGCTGCAGGATAAGGTAAAGGGGGCTGTCCGGAATACGGCCAGATTCGGCAATACGCTGATGAGAGGCATTAGCAGCCTCAAGAAGGATATTTCTAAAGACAAGCCTAACATCGTGCTTATCGAATACGGAGGCAACGACTGTGATTTCAACTGGCAGGAGATTGCCGAGAATCCCGAAGCCGAGCATCATCCAAAGACGGATTTCAATTTGTTTGAGCGCATGCTGACCGAAACGATCGAATATCTGCGCAGCCAGCAGATTACCCCGATTCTGATGAATCTCCCTCCTCTGAACGCAGACAATTACTTCAAATGGGTCAGCGGAAGCAGTTCCGCAGCGGAGAGCAACATCATGAAATGGCTGGGCAGCGTCACGAAAATTTACTGGTGGCAGGAACGCTACAGCTCTACCATTCTGAAAGTATCGGAGCTGACCAAAACGAAAATGATCGACGTACGGAGCGCTTTCCTGGCTCATCCCGATTTCACTAAATTTCTATGCGTTGACGGCATTCATCCGAACAAAGACGGCCACCGCATCATTTGTGATAAAGTGCTTGAATTTCTGAACAACAATTATGGGCATTTGCTCCAGCCGGGTATGAAAGAACAACTTCGGTAA
- a CDS encoding Gfo/Idh/MocA family protein, with protein sequence MAQTEPKKIKWGILSTGWIAEMFVQDLAHVANGECVAVGSRTLESASKFAEKFGIPRAYGSYEELVQDPDIDVIYIGTPHPYHKENTLTCLRAGKAVLCEKPFTLNARELQEMIDLAKEKGLFLMEAMWTRFLPAIRKVREWIAEGRIGEVKIVKAEFGFKADWNPQHRLLNRELGGGALLDAGIYPVSFASMVLGPSPEQVHSTAHIGETGVDEHFSILLDYGSGKSALLSGGVRIGMPNEAIIYGTEGYIRVPSFLSATAAALYINGEEAETFKDDREIHGYKFEAEAVGEYLLAGKAESDIISLDESLKLMQLLDKVRGQWGLVYPTE encoded by the coding sequence ATGGCACAAACAGAACCGAAGAAAATCAAATGGGGCATTCTAAGCACCGGCTGGATTGCCGAGATGTTTGTTCAGGACTTGGCTCACGTTGCTAACGGGGAATGTGTGGCGGTTGGCTCGCGAACTTTGGAAAGCGCTTCTAAATTTGCTGAGAAATTTGGCATTCCGCGCGCTTACGGCAGTTATGAAGAACTGGTTCAGGACCCGGACATCGATGTCATTTACATAGGCACACCACATCCTTATCATAAGGAAAATACGTTAACCTGCCTTCGCGCGGGCAAAGCGGTATTGTGCGAGAAACCTTTTACGCTCAACGCCCGGGAGCTGCAGGAAATGATCGACCTGGCCAAGGAGAAAGGTTTGTTCCTCATGGAGGCCATGTGGACCCGCTTTCTGCCTGCGATCCGCAAAGTCAGAGAATGGATTGCCGAAGGGCGGATTGGCGAAGTCAAAATCGTCAAAGCCGAATTCGGCTTCAAGGCGGATTGGAACCCGCAGCACCGGCTGCTGAACCGCGAGCTTGGCGGCGGAGCTCTGCTGGATGCGGGGATTTACCCGGTATCCTTTGCATCGATGGTTCTCGGTCCTTCTCCGGAGCAGGTGCACAGCACCGCTCATATCGGCGAAACCGGCGTGGATGAGCATTTCTCCATCCTGCTGGATTACGGCAGCGGCAAATCCGCGCTGCTTAGCGGAGGTGTACGTATTGGCATGCCGAACGAAGCGATCATCTACGGAACCGAGGGATATATCCGGGTTCCTTCTTTCCTGAGCGCCACAGCGGCAGCCCTGTATATCAACGGGGAAGAGGCTGAAACGTTTAAAGATGACCGCGAAATCCACGGCTATAAATTTGAGGCGGAAGCAGTCGGCGAATATCTGCTGGCAGGCAAAGCGGAAAGTGATATCATTTCGCTGGACGAATCGCTGAAGCTGATGCAGCTGCTCGACAAGGTCCGCGGCCAGTGGGGCCTGGTTTATCCTACGGAATAA
- a CDS encoding MarR family winged helix-turn-helix transcriptional regulator, with protein sequence MRQRYVEEIEHEVIAMMRRADFKRTLDGSETSMDRSAYLLLKWLEKDGPAAIGAIAEAFQLDHSTISRQIAALEGKGWIQRTPSPEDARISVIGITETGAEAVASARSKRTESYGRLLQDWTDEEVETFSSLLTRLNRTIDAYKRRK encoded by the coding sequence GTGAGACAACGATATGTCGAAGAGATCGAGCATGAAGTGATCGCGATGATGCGGCGGGCCGATTTCAAACGGACGCTGGACGGTTCGGAAACCTCGATGGACCGCTCGGCTTATTTACTGCTGAAGTGGCTGGAGAAGGATGGACCGGCGGCGATTGGAGCGATTGCCGAGGCTTTCCAGCTGGACCATTCCACGATCAGCCGGCAAATTGCGGCGCTTGAAGGCAAAGGCTGGATACAGCGGACGCCAAGCCCCGAGGATGCACGGATCAGCGTGATCGGCATCACGGAGACCGGCGCGGAGGCCGTTGCCTCAGCCCGGAGCAAGCGGACGGAATCATACGGCAGGCTGCTGCAGGATTGGACGGATGAAGAAGTGGAGACCTTCTCTTCACTGTTAACGCGGCTGAACCGGACGATTGACGCCTATAAGCGGCGGAAATAA
- a CDS encoding isochorismatase family protein, translating into MNELNVDFSKTALVLIDLQKGIVQMSDGQEVVNQAEKLVKLFRKNNGFTAFVNVAFHDGKDMLQPFTDQPAAQAGGERPADFADFVPELEVGPADYVVTKRQWGAFFGTDLDLQLRRRGIDTIVLCGIATNIGVESTAREAFQHGYNQVFVTDAMKTFSQEQHDATVNYIFPRIGKIRTTEQFLAQVQA; encoded by the coding sequence ATGAACGAATTGAATGTGGATTTTAGCAAAACAGCGCTGGTGCTGATCGACCTGCAGAAAGGGATTGTCCAAATGTCGGATGGACAGGAAGTCGTCAATCAAGCAGAGAAACTTGTGAAGCTGTTCCGGAAAAATAACGGCTTTACCGCTTTCGTAAACGTAGCTTTTCATGACGGGAAAGACATGCTGCAGCCGTTCACCGATCAGCCGGCAGCCCAGGCAGGCGGCGAACGTCCGGCCGATTTTGCGGATTTTGTACCCGAGCTTGAGGTTGGGCCTGCAGACTATGTCGTTACGAAACGGCAGTGGGGAGCTTTCTTCGGCACGGATCTTGATCTTCAGCTGCGCCGCCGCGGTATCGATACGATCGTGCTTTGCGGCATTGCCACCAACATTGGCGTAGAGAGCACGGCAAGGGAAGCATTCCAGCACGGCTACAACCAGGTTTTTGTGACGGATGCGATGAAGACGTTCAGCCAGGAGCAGCATGATGCAACGGTGAACTATATTTTCCCGCGTATTGGTAAGATCAGAACTACCGAACAGTTTCTGGCTCAAGTGCAGGCCTGA